From the Jilunia laotingensis genome, the window GCACCATACGGAGCCGTTCCCAATCCACACGTTTCCATATCCGTGAAAGTTCCAACACATCGGGATCACTGAAATTGGTTTCTATAGACCTCGGAGAATCGATTGCTTTCCGGATGTAACGAAACAATAGCATACCTACCTCGGGGAGTTCCGAAAGCCAGCACCACGTAAGTGACGAAAGGGCGGACGAAGATAACTTCTTCTGCAATCCGCGCCAGACGCGTCCGGCCTTCTCTTCATCGGTAATCACGGTGAAAGACTCTTCATAAAACAAAGGTAAAGCATCTCCTGCCGAAAGCAGCAAATCCGGGAAAGTCTTGCGGTTGTAAGCATCGAACACAGCGGTCAGCAATCCCTCAAAGGTCTTATCGTAGATAAATATATTCATAGGCACTATCTAAACGGACGTTCTAATCTTGAAAATCAAGCAACAATTGATTCTCGTCTATTTTCTTTTTATGGGATTTCGGGATCAGCAAACTGCGTACAGTTTGCGGTGTCATCTCATTTACCGTCTTCATAGGAAGTTCACTGCAAGTAATGAAATACTGAGCTTTTTTCATCACCACTCCTATTTTTTTAAGCTGATAATAACCCAGTCTGGAATAACGCCGTGATGCCACAATTAGTTTGGCGGACTTTACCCCAAGTCCCGGAATGCGAAGCAACATTTCATAATCGGCACGGTTGATATCTACCGGGAACTGCTCAGGATGCCGGAGTGCCCATGACAGTTTCGGATCAATCTCCAGATCGAGGTCAGGATAAGAGTCGTCCACAATCTCATCCACTTTAAATTCATAAAAACGCATCAGCCAGTCCGCTTGATAAAGGCGGTGTTCACGCACAAGAGGAGGTTGCTTCAAGGCAGGCAACCTGGTATCGTACGTATTCACGGAGATATAACCCGAATAATAGACGCGCTTCATGGTAGGCCGCTGATAAAGGGCGGAAGAGAGAAAAAGGATGTCTTTATCTGTCTCCGCCGTAGCACCTACGATCATCTGAGTGCTTTGTCCGGCAGGTGCAAAACGGGGAGCATGACGAAATTTCCTCCGTTCTTCACTACTTTCCAACACTCCTTGCTGTATGTAGCTCATCGGTGCAAACACACTTTTATGATCCTTTTCCGGAGCAAGTCTCTTCAAATTCTCTTCTTTGGGTATTTCCACATTTACACTCAACCGGTCGGCATAGCGTCCGGCTTCGTTAACCAGTTCCCGGCTGGCACCGGGTATGCTCTTCAAATGTATATATCCATTGAAATGATGTACTTCACGGAGATCTTTGGCCACCCGGACCAAGCGCTCCATAGTATAATCCGGGTTATTGATCACTCCCGAACTCAGAAACAAGCCCTCAATATAATTGCGCCGGTAAAATTCGATTGTCAGATCCACCAATTCAGATACGGTAAGAGTGGCGCGTGGCAAGTCATTGCTCCTCCTGTTAATGCAATATGCACAATCATAAATACAATTGTTCGTCAACATGATTTTCAACAACGAGATGCATCGCCCGTCTTCAGCAAAGCTATGACATATCCCCCAGCCTCCTACAGTGTTTCCCAAAGCACCCGGCTTATTGGAACGAACCGTACCGCTTGAGGCACATGAAACATCATATTTGGCAGACTCTGCCAATATCTTCAACTTCCCAAGAACATTTTCATTCATAAGCCATATAGTTTTTGCATCTTCATTACTTCCTCTTCCATTCTATCTCGCAGGCTTTGAGGTTCAAGTACCTCAATTGTGGCTCCTTTCGATAGCAATTCCTGAATGAAGTCATAAGTATGGGACAAACAAAGTTCAAAATCAACATATTCATTCGTCATCGCAATCACCTTTTGGCTCCGGTGCAAAGGTAAATTCCGCAGATAGGGAGCTTGCCCGGCAGCAACTCTCAGCACTGTTCGTTGCGGAAATAGATTCTCTTCCCTGATAATACCGAAACAATCTTCAAAATAATCATCGGCTACGAACTTCCTCGGAAATGTAAATGTATCTTCTCCCATTACCATCTGTTTTACCCTGTCGAGCGAGTAAGCACGGAAAGCCTTATACTCACGATTTATCCCGATCAAATACCATCGATGACGGAACTGTTTCAAGAAATAAGGCTCAAGTAACACATGCTTAGGACGATCCCAATTATAAGCTTGATAATCCATCAATACTATATTACCTGCCCGCATTGCTTCCACGGCAATGTCCATGTATTGCAAACCCGAAGGAGCCTCTTCAAATACGATGCGATTCTTCATATCTACATGTTCCTGCAGAATATTGTTCAATGAAAAGCTATTCAACAACCACATTTTAAGCTTATCACCCAGCATACCCTCCGCATCGGCAATGTAGTATGTATTCGTACTTTTGTCACATTCAATGTTTATATCGAACATTTCCTCTATAGCCTGCCGATGGTTATGAAATGTCCGTAAAGGGATATCGACACGTGTACTATCTCCTGCCCTCCAACGGTGGTTTATCTCCGCAAAAGTTACAGGGCCGTTCCGGTAAATCGTATCTACCAGCCAGATCAGTTTGTTGAATTGTTGCTTTGCCATATCCTATACCTTTGATTCTGCTGCAAAGTAGCAGATTGTTTATGCCAAAAACAAGCATAAGAAGTTATTTATATAGTGAAATAACTAAAAAAAGTCGCTTCAAACAAGTAAGTCGTTGAACTTTGATTGTTATAGATATATAGTAAAGAATATGAAAACAATTGTCATGTCTATACTGCTCTTAATGGGTAGTTCGGTGATAAATAACGCACAAGGAGTGCAGAGTAATAATCTTAATAAACAAAAGAACAGTAATATGAAGAATCAGAGTGAAATATACTTTGCCGGTGGATGTTTCTGGGGTACGGAACATTTTCTGAAACAAATCAGAGGAGTAGAAAGCACGGAAGTAGGGTATGCCAATGGAAACATTGCCAACCCTACGTACGAACAGGTATGCAGTGGAAATACAAACTTTGCCGAAACTGTAAAAGTCGTATATGATCCGCAAGAAGTAAAACTTCCCCTATTGATCGATCTGTACTTCAAAACCATTGACCCTACCAGCATCAACCGCCAAGGTAACGACCGCGGTTCCCAGTACCGTACCGGAATTTACTATACGGATAAAGCAGACCTCCCTGTTATTCAGGCAACCGTACAGGCTCTGGCAAAGGACTATTCAAAACCGATTGTTGTAGAGATCAAACCTTTATCCAACTTTTACAAAGCAGAAGATTATCATCAGGATTATCTGGATAAGCATCCGGGAGGTTACTGCCACATTAACCCCGCATTGTTTGAGATAGCTAAAAAAGCCAATGCAGCTAAAACTGCCGCAAAACCTGTTTATAAAAAGCCGGACGAAGGAACACTTCGTTCTACACTGACCGCTGAACAGTTTGCCGTTACTCAAAAAAATGCTACCGAACCTGCATTCCACAACAAATATTGGAATGAAAAACGTCCTGGAATCTATGTAGATATCACTACCGGTGAGCCATTATTTATTTCAACCGACAAGTTCGATTCCGGATGTGGTTGGCCAAGTTTCACTAAACCGATAGATAAATCCTTGATCAAAGAAAACATCGATACTACCCACGGAATGATCCGTACTGAAGTGCGCAGTAAAACGGGTGATGCACATTTGGGACATGTCTTCCCGGACGGGCCACAAGACAAAGGCGGATTACGTTACTGCATCAATAGTGCTTCATTGCGTTTTATCCCAAAAGATAAGATGCAGGAAGAAGGATATGGAGAGTATCTGAAATTGATCGATAACGATAAATAAAAAGAATAAGATTCCAAAATATATAAAGGGGAAGACTCGTTCAACACTCGTCATCAGTCTTCCCCCAAATAACTGTAATAGACACCTAAACTACAATTACTTTATATCTGAACATAGATTGCACTTCCCCCATAAAGAGTCATAATTAAATACTATATTTTCATCATTCTCATTGTAATATTCTATAGGTAATGTTAACAATGTACCTGCATTAATCGCATAAACACTAATATCCAGCCATCATTTCCTATCTTTTCTATATATATATTAATAAAAGTTGCTTTTAAACATATCAATATTTTTCGTTATCAATAATAAAATTCATATCATTGCACTCCAATCTTGTGAGTTAAATCTATTATTAACATTCTAATCAAAAAAACATGAAACATCTGTTTACACTACTTTTGGTTATTGGTGCCTTATGTTCATTGAATGTAAATGCACAAAAATCTTCCAATGCTAAAGTTCCAATCCAACGAACTGGGACAACTAAAGGCTTACAATGGACGCGAAGTAAACCACTTTCATTATCCGGTTCTTTCAAAACACCAATGCCTTTCAAATTACCCAAGGACTACGCATCAGGTAAGCACTTTGCTAAATCTGTCGGAGATGGGACTATTATCAATGGCTGTGTAATTTCCGCAAACAATTGGACAGAAGAAAACCTTCATTATGGTATATATTCATTCGAGGCTAAAGGTAATTTCACTCTCACTCCAATTAAAGAGAATGAGAATTTCAATTCGCCAAGAGCGGTCTTCGCAAAAGGAAAATATTATATTTATTCTGTAACCGAATTCTTTGGATCAATATTATATTTATCATGCACTGTATACAACAGTGACACTTGGGAAGAAATAAATTCATACGAAAACGAAACGGTGTGGAGCAATATTCCTTATGCTTCTTCTCTAACTTACGATCCCATATCAGACAATGTTTATGGTATAACATATGGAGCCGACTCAAACAGCTTCTATCTTAGTATAATGGATAAAGAGAATGGATCTTTTACTAAAGTTTGTGACCTCAGTATGTCATTTATCACTTTGGCAGCCTCACCCGATGGTACGCTCTATGGTATTTCAGACAACGGAGCGCTTTACAAATTGGATAAAGATGGAAAAGAAACCTATATTGGAAGTACGGGCTTAGCTCCTAAATATGCCCAATCCATGACTTGTGATCCAATTACCGGAAAACTATACTGGGCGTTTATCAATGATACCGAATCTGCATTATATGAAGTAAATACCCAGAGTGGCGCTGCATATAAAATTGATGATATGCCAAATGGTGAAGAAATTGTAGGAATGTTTATCGAAACCCCGGAAATTTCAGAGACAGCACCATCATCTGTATCCGATCTTAAATTTACGCCCGACCAAAATGGTAGTTTAACAGGAACACTGTCCTGCGTAGCACCGATAAAAGACAGAAAAGGAGATAACCTATCCGGTACGGTAAAAGTAACCATCTATTCAGCTGGAGAAAAAATAATCGAACAAGATGTCGCACCTGGTGCCACCGTGAAAAAAGAAAACTATACGTTTAAAGCCAACGAGCTTTATACCCTCTATGCTATTGCATCAAATGCTTCCGGTAACGGTCCTAAAAACAGTATAACTGTTTATATCGGGAAAGACAATGCAAGCGCACCGACTGATATCATTCTTAATATAGAAGATAAAAAAGCAACATTGACTTGGAAGGCTCCGGTAAAAGGATTGAATGACGGATATATCAATCCGGCTGAAATATCCTATAAAGTCGTACGCCACGCTGGCGATGATGAAGGACTGCTTATCACAACAACTCAGGCAGGGGTAACTTCCTGTGAGGATGTAGTGACTAATGCAACTGCACAATACTATTATGAAGTGACTGCCATATATAATGGACAAGAGGGAGGAACCGGAGTTTCGAATAAAGTACTTTCCGTTGGAGCGTATGAACTACCATTTTACGATGATTTCAGTGATGGCGAGTTATGCAAGGCATTATATACCTATCTGGACATTGACAATGACGGTCATGACAATATGAGCTTATGGTTCTGGAAAGAAGATGAGAAATTAATGCAATTCTGTTCCGATAATGAGCATGTTGGCAATGACTGGCTGATAACACCGGCTATTCATCTGGACGGTAAGAATTTATATGATCTCGGATTCAGCATCAATATGGGAGCTACTTCTAATCTAAGAGTAACTATCGGTACATCTACAGATCCGAAAGATCATTCAACCGTTCTTGATTTGCAAAATATTAATGATAGGTGGAGAACAGATTATTCAGCAGTCGTAAAAGCCCCGAAAGACGGTAATTATTACATTGGATTTTATGCTTATAGCGGTTTGGAAGGCTTTTACCTAAATCTATTTGACATAAAATTAGAAGCAGGTATGTCCTCCGAAATACCAGATTCCGTATACAATCTGAAAGTTATTCCGGGAGAAATGGGAGAAGCCTTTGCCGAGTTATCATTTAATGCTCCGAATAAATTGATTAACGATACGGAAATTTCCAATCCTTTGAAAGTTAATATTTATCGCAATGATGAATTAGCAAAAGAGATTGAAACGACTCCCGGTAGTCCTGTTCAATGGAAAGATGAAAATCCTGTTTTAGGCCAAAACACATATCGCATAGTAGCTTTAATAGATCAAAAAGAAGGATTAGCCCACTCTAAAACAGTCTGGATTGGCCCAGATATCTCAGAACCTGTCAAGGATATGACAGCCAAAACAGTTGATGGCAACATGCATGTATGTCTCACTTGGAAAGCCCCAGAAAAAGGAGCTAACGGAGGCTATTTCGATATTAATAATGTAACCTATTCCGTATGGCGAAGTTTGGATGGAGACGAATTTGAGCAATTGGAAAAAGACCTGAAAGTACTGACTTATACCGATATACAAGTTGAACAGGAAGTTACAGGAAAACAGGAAAGTTATTATTATGCGGTAACTGCAGATACAAAGAGTGGAATCAGCAGCGCAGATGCACGCTTCATCGTTGTAGGTACCCCATACACAACACCTGAATGGGAATCTTTCCCCAAAGGACAATTCCATATATATCCTTGGACTACAGAGTCAATAGAAGGATCATTCGGTTGGGAATGTCTCACCAATGATAAAAGTGCCGGTGTCTATCCGCAAGATGATGATAAAGGATTTATTAAATTCCAAAACAGTTGGGATGACAGAGCAGACAGCCGTTTGAAAACTCCTATTTTTGATTTGAGTGGTAGCAAGAACCCCACTTTCAGCTTCTTTATGTTCCATTGGAATGCAGATGACGTAGAGGCTGACGGTGGTATGACAAAAATAGCAATTGAAATTTCAGTTGATGGTGGTGAATTCATACAAGTAGGCGAAGCAATTACAGCAGCTTATGACAGAGAAGGATGGGTAGAACACCGAATAGATTTATCCGAATTCAAAAATGCCAAACAAGTACAATTTGGTCTAAGAGGTTCTACCGATAATAACTGGATGTATTTCTACGTTGACAATATTCATATTGACGAACAAGAGGACTACGATTTAGCAATTGCCGGATTCAGTGGTACTACCAACGCAAATGTCAATGAAGAAGGTATTTATTCTATAGAATATTTTAACCGTGGTCTGCAAGCAGCTTCCGGATATACTATCGATTTATATCAGGACGACAACCTGATACAATCTTTAAAAGGAGATGACATCGAACCGGGTGAGGCAAAAACAGTAGATGCCAAAGTGATATTAAATGCTTCCACAGCAGATAAAGAGAGCGTATTCTACGCTGTTATTACGTATGATAAAGATAGAAACACGGAAAACAACCAAACGTCCTCTGTTACTACAACCATTAAAGGTACCTGGTATCCGGGAATCGAAAACTTAAATGGTACAGCTAAAGGGGACGAAGTTACTTTAACCTGGACACCTCCGGTAATTCCGACTGATGTCAAAGAAACCGAGGATAGTGTAGAAGATTATGAACCATTCGCTATCAACAATATAGGCAATTGGATAACATATGATGGAGACCAACATGGTTGCGGCTCTATGAGCGATTTGCCAGATTATCCCAATAAAGGAGTAAACCAAGCCTTCCAAGTTTGGGCACCCGCCTATATAGAAGCGACCCCGGAATTGTATCCATCCATACAACCAAGAACAGGAGATCAATGCTTCATTTCTTGGTATGCAAATGTTAATATTGATGGAGTAGCACCTTACAATGATGATTACCTGATTTCCCCTGAAGTTTTAGGAGGAACAAAAGTTAGTTTCTATATTCATCGTATCAACGAAAAAACAACAGAAGAATATTATCAGATAATGTATTCAACCACCACACAAGATCCCAAAGAATTCAAAGTACTTCAAGAGGGCGAAGCTGGATTTGAGTGGGAAAAGGTAGAAGCTACATTACCGGAAGAAGCCCGCTATTTTGCAATCCATTATATGGCAGAAGACGGGTGGGGTATATTGATTGATGATATCAGCTACACTTCTGCAATATATGCACTCAAAGTAAGCGGATACAATATCTTCCGAAACGGTCAGAAAATCAATGACGCCTTATTGACCGAACCGACCTTCGTAGATACTAATCTACCGGAAGGCAACCATAAATATCAGGTGTCTGTCGTTTATGATCGTGGTGAATCTAATGCCTCTGAAGCAGTTGAAGTTTCTATTTTAAGCGGCATTAGTGAGATTGAAGCAGGAATCCAAGTATATGGTGAAAAGAATCATATCACCATCATCACTGAAAACATGCAACCGGCTACCATTTATGCTATGGATGGTATATCCATCATATCTCGCAATGTTACAGGAAGAGCAGACTTCCCTGTTCAAAAGGGCATGTATATTGTCAAAGTGGGAGAAAACGTATTCAAGGTAGCAGTGAAAGGATAAACTGAAAATCAAAGGCATAAAAATATGCCGGATAATGTTTTGATTCTTACCTATGATCATAGGTAAGAATCAAACTTATAAAAACTTGAATGGAAAATAAAAAAGCCAGACCTCTTTAGGTTTGGCTTTCACGTTTCTTGCTATTCGGCAAATTACTTCTTAGATTCTTCCAAAGATACTTTACGGAACTCTTTCATTACTTTTTCAATTTCCAATGAAGCCTTGCGGGCACGTGTTCCAGCAGCCTTGTTACCGTTCTCGATCTGTGCATTTGCATCCTTGTTGAATTCAGCTACCAAAGCTGCAATCTTTTCTACTAATTCTTTCATAATTCTTTTTATTTCTTCGTTAATAATGATTGGCAAAAATACACTCTTTCCCGAAATAAACACATAAAAACAATATTTTTTTTGAAATAATCACCGAAAATAAATCGAAAAGCTATGTATTCGCCTTTTTTCCGTACTTTTGCATCTATGAAACCACGTACTGACAACGATTACATACATGTTTTAATAGCTGAAGGAGAGCATCAACAACAAGACTTTAAATTCGAGATTTCCGATGCCCGTAAAATAGCAAAAACTCTGTCAGCTTTCTCAAACACTGATGGAGGACGCTTACTAATCGGCGTTAAAGATAATGGCAAAATTGCCGGTGTACGTTCAGACGAAGAGAAATATATGATTGAGGCAGCGGCTCAACTCTATTGTTTGCCCGAAGTTCACTACTCCATGCAAACATTTCACGTAGATGGACGTTCTGTATTAGTAGTGCAGATAGATGAAAGTGAAACCAAACCTGTATACGCCAAAGATGAAACAGGTAAACCACTTGCTTACATACGTATTAAAGATGAGAATATACTGGCCACTCCGGTACATTTGAAAGTATGGCAACAAAGTGGCAGCCCTATAGGAGAGCTGATAGAGTATACAGAACGCGAACAGCTCCTACTCGACTTATTGGAACAAAATTCATCACTTTCATTGAATCGCTACTGTCGCCAAGCCAATATATCCCGCCGGGCAGCAGAACACCTGCTGGCAAAATTTATCCGATTCGATATAGTGGAACCGATATTCGAGAATCATAAATTTTACTTCCGACTGAAATAAGAAATAAATGAATTGGATTTATAATTGGATAACTACAATTAATGATGTACTTTGGACTTATATCCTGATAGCCCTGTTGTTAGGATGTGCAATATGGTTTACCTTTAAGACGCATTTTGTACAATTCCGCATGATCCGTGAAATGGTACGCCTGTTAGGTGATTCCACAGGGAAAGGAGAAAAAGGAGAAAAGCATATTTCTTCTTTTCAAGCTTTTGCCATATCGTTGGCCAGTCGCGTAGGAACCGGTAACTTGGCAGGTGTAGCCACCGCAATAGCGGTTGGAGGACCCGGTGCCGTATTTTGGATGTGGATTATTGCTTTATTGGGAGCTTCAAGTGCATTTGTAGAGTCCACTTTAGCGCAGTTATACAAGACAAAGGGCAAAGATTCTTTTATCGGCGGACCAGCTTATTACATGAAAAAAGGATTGAAAAAGCCATGGATGGGAATCTTATTTGCGATACTCATCACCATTACATTTGGATTCGCTTTCAATTCGGTACAGAGTAACACCATATGTGCAGCTATCGAACATGCTTTCGGATTCAATCACGTACCTATGGGAATTATTATTACCGGACTTACACTCATCATCATTTTTGGGGGAATCCAACGCATAGCAAAGGTTAGCAGTATCATTGTTCCCGTAATGGCATTAGCCTACATAGGCTTGGCACTCATCATTGTATTATTAAATATTACACATCTGCCTGGAGTCATCAAAACAATCGTCAGCCATGCATTCGGATGGCAACAGGCTATAGCCGGAGGTGTTGGTGTAGCATTGATGCAGGGCATCAAACGCGGGTTATTCAGTAACGAAGCCGGTATGGGTTCAGCTCCGAATGTTGCAGCCACTGCCTTTGTATCCCATCCGGTGAAGCAAGGACTGATTCAGACGTTAGGAGTTTTTACCGACACATTAATTATCTGTACTTGTACAGCATTTATAATTCTGTTCAGTGGTGCCCCTCTCGATGGTTCTGCCAATGGCGTACAACTCACACAACATGCCCTAAATAACGAAATAGGTGCCTCCGGAGGTATCTTTGTGGCGATCGCTCTCTTCTTTTTTGCATTCAGCAGTATCATTGGAAATTATTATTATGGCGAAGCCAATATTCGCTATCTGACTCAACGGAAATGGGTGGTCTATGGATATAGAATTTTAGTAGGTGGGATGGTACTTTTCGGTTCGCTTGCCACCCTTGATTTTGTTTGGAGCTTAGCGGATATCACCATGGGGCTAATGGCGATCTGCAATCTGATAGCTATTAGTTTTCTAGGAAAATATGCATTCAGATTATTAAAGGATTATCGCGCGCAAAAGAAAGCAGGCATCAAAAGCCCTGTCTTCACCAAAGACAAAATGAAAGATATTGAAAAAGACATTGAATGCTGGTAAAGAACATTAAGTATAAATTACGAATTACGAATAGTTGGTGTAAATCAACTTATTTCGTACTTTTGCACTCGCAACAGTAAGATTCTAATTTGTAATTATCATAACTATGAGCATATTCGCTAATTTATTCAAGAAAAAATCTGAAGCCGATGGTAAAGCAGTTGGCAATGTAGAAGATTTCGTGTCATTGACGCGCGTATATTTTCAATCTGTCATTGCCGTCAATCTTGGTATCACTAACATTCGATTTTTACCGGATGTGGCACAATTCAAACGCCTCTTTAAAGTCCCGACACAAGGTGGAAAACTGGGATTAGCTGAAAAATCGGCATCTCGGAAAATGCTAATGGAGGATTATGGCATTAGTGAATCTTTTTTCAAGGAAATCGACACTTCCATCAAGAAAAACTGTCGTAACCAAAACGACATCCAACCCTACCTTTTCATGTATCAAGGTTTCTCTAACGACTTAATGATGTTGATGGGAAATCTTATGCAATGGAAATTCCGTATGCCTTCCGTCTTCAAGAAAGCACTTCGTTCCATGACGGAAAAGACCGTACATGACGTATGTACTAAAACCGTATGGAAAGCTGATGACGTACACAAAACAGCAGCTACTGTACGGCAGTACAAAGAACGTCTTGGTTACTCCGAACAATGGATGACAGAATATGTCTACAACATCGTTTTACTGGCAAAAAAAGAGCCAAAACGTAAAGACGACGAAACAAAAGCATAAATGTTACGAAACAAAAAAGAATCGTAAAAGAAACAGGCTATCAAAAAGCGGAGGATAATTACCTCCGCTTTTTTTGTTATTTTTAGGCAACTATTCTGATTATAAACCTTCCCAAAAACAATCGCTTATGAAACAAAAGAAAATGCTAACCTTTACTCTTTCCCAATTAAAACAACTTTATCAACAGGAGTTACCGGAGTTATGCCAGCTGGCAACTGAAAGTCTTAGTGACGAAGACTTCAGAAACCGCCTCGACAGCTTCTTGTCACTTCATCCACAAGTTGAAAGTAGTACAGGCAAGCAAATTCGACTCCTGATTGATTATGACGGCACACAGATACATGAACTGTCTACAGACCGAGACATGTCAGTACAGACACTTGTATTTCTCCGGCACTTCCTCACAGGAACTTTAGAGAATGTTGAGATGCCGACAGATTTATTCATCGATCTTTTCTATCTTTTCAAACGTCTGGAAGAACCGGATAGGCAACTTCCTTCCTCCCAACGAATAAAGAACCGGACCGAACGATGGCCCACCGGATTGGATAAAGAAGTCATAGAACTTCGTAACCAAAACAAAGAGAGAATGTTACATCTGTTAATCCAAAAAATAGAAAACCGGAAATCAGGTTCCACCCGTTTTCGGTTTGACGAAGGATTAAGTTATGAAGAGAAATATTTACTTGTCAGTCAATGGTGGAATGATTTCCGCTTCCATTTATCGATGGCGATAAAAAGCCCTGCCGAATTAAATCGTTTTCTAGGCAACTCATTATCATCAGAAACGATGTATCTGCTTTCACGTGCCCGCAAAAAGGGAATGCCATTCTTCGCCACACCTTACTATCTGTCATTACTCGATATTACCGGTGATGGATATAACGATGATGCTATACGCAGTTATATCCTCTATTCACCACGTTTAGTCGAGACATACGGAAATATTCATGCTTGGGAAAAAGAAGATATTGTTGAAGCCGGAAAGCCCAATGCTGCCGGATGGTTATTACCGGACGGACACAACATCCACCGCCGCTATCCCGAAGTTGCAATTTTAATTCCGGACACTATGGGACGCGCCTGTGGCGGGTTGTGTGCTTCTTGCCAACGCATGTACGACTTTCAAAGTGAACGTCTCAATTTTGAGTTTGCCACATTACGCCCCAAAGAGAGCTGGGATCATAAACTACGGCGGCTCATGAATTATTTTGAAGAAGACACACAACTGCGTGACATCCTAATTACGGGTGGTGATGCCTTAATGAGCCAAAACAAAACACTACGGAATATTCTTGAAGCGGTCTACCGCATGGCAGCACGAAAACGGAAAGCAAACCTTGGACGGCCGGAAGGAGAAAAATATGCTGAATTACAGCGAGTACGTCTTGGTTCCAGATTACCCGCCTATCTTCCTATGCGGATTAATGATGAGTTGATAGAAATACTGCGTGAATTTAAAGACAAAGCGTCCGCTATAGGTGTTAAACAGTTCATTATCCAAACACACTTACAGACTCCTTTAGAGATCACACCCGAAACTAAAGAAGCAATCGATAAAATACTA encodes:
- a CDS encoding TIGR03915 family putative DNA repair protein gives rise to the protein MNIFIYDKTFEGLLTAVFDAYNRKTFPDLLLSAGDALPLFYEESFTVITDEEKAGRVWRGLQKKLSSSALSSLTWCWLSELPEVGMLLFRYIRKAIDSPRSIETNFSDPDVLELSRIWKRVDWERLRMVQFVRFQKAADGTFFAAFEPQHNALPLVVNHFKDRFADQKWLIYDMKRRYGYYYDLQTVEEVTFDDESSTSHLITGMLDETLMDKDEKLFQRLWKTYFKSITIKERLNPRKHKQDMPVRYWKYITEKQK
- a CDS encoding putative DNA modification/repair radical SAM protein translates to MNENVLGKLKILAESAKYDVSCASSGTVRSNKPGALGNTVGGWGICHSFAEDGRCISLLKIMLTNNCIYDCAYCINRRSNDLPRATLTVSELVDLTIEFYRRNYIEGLFLSSGVINNPDYTMERLVRVAKDLREVHHFNGYIHLKSIPGASRELVNEAGRYADRLSVNVEIPKEENLKRLAPEKDHKSVFAPMSYIQQGVLESSEERRKFRHAPRFAPAGQSTQMIVGATAETDKDILFLSSALYQRPTMKRVYYSGYISVNTYDTRLPALKQPPLVREHRLYQADWLMRFYEFKVDEIVDDSYPDLDLEIDPKLSWALRHPEQFPVDINRADYEMLLRIPGLGVKSAKLIVASRRYSRLGYYQLKKIGVVMKKAQYFITCSELPMKTVNEMTPQTVRSLLIPKSHKKKIDENQLLLDFQD
- a CDS encoding helix-turn-helix transcriptional regulator, producing MAKQQFNKLIWLVDTIYRNGPVTFAEINHRWRAGDSTRVDIPLRTFHNHRQAIEEMFDINIECDKSTNTYYIADAEGMLGDKLKMWLLNSFSLNNILQEHVDMKNRIVFEEAPSGLQYMDIAVEAMRAGNIVLMDYQAYNWDRPKHVLLEPYFLKQFRHRWYLIGINREYKAFRAYSLDRVKQMVMGEDTFTFPRKFVADDYFEDCFGIIREENLFPQRTVLRVAAGQAPYLRNLPLHRSQKVIAMTNEYVDFELCLSHTYDFIQELLSKGATIEVLEPQSLRDRMEEEVMKMQKLYGL
- the msrA gene encoding peptide-methionine (S)-S-oxide reductase MsrA, which gives rise to MKNQSEIYFAGGCFWGTEHFLKQIRGVESTEVGYANGNIANPTYEQVCSGNTNFAETVKVVYDPQEVKLPLLIDLYFKTIDPTSINRQGNDRGSQYRTGIYYTDKADLPVIQATVQALAKDYSKPIVVEIKPLSNFYKAEDYHQDYLDKHPGGYCHINPALFEIAKKANAAKTAAKPVYKKPDEGTLRSTLTAEQFAVTQKNATEPAFHNKYWNEKRPGIYVDITTGEPLFISTDKFDSGCGWPSFTKPIDKSLIKENIDTTHGMIRTEVRSKTGDAHLGHVFPDGPQDKGGLRYCINSASLRFIPKDKMQEEGYGEYLKLIDNDK